The Shinella zoogloeoides genome includes a region encoding these proteins:
- a CDS encoding 2Fe-2S iron-sulfur cluster-binding protein — protein sequence MLKISFIGNDGSTIEASVEDGQSVMSAAVSNGVDAIAAECGGACACGTCHCYIDEDWLDRLSPPDDFEEAMLECVSNPTPQSRLSCQVKMSAALDGLVVRLPPSQY from the coding sequence ATGCTCAAGATCAGTTTCATCGGCAATGACGGCAGCACCATCGAGGCGAGCGTCGAGGATGGCCAGAGCGTCATGTCGGCCGCCGTCAGCAACGGCGTCGATGCCATCGCCGCCGAATGCGGCGGAGCCTGCGCCTGCGGCACCTGTCATTGCTACATCGACGAGGATTGGCTGGACCGGCTTTCGCCGCCCGACGACTTCGAGGAGGCAATGCTGGAATGCGTCTCCAACCCGACGCCGCAGAGCCGCCTGAGCTGTCAGGTCAAGATGTCCGCGGCGCTGGACGGCCTCGTCGTGCGCCTGCCGCCCTCGCAGTACTGA
- a CDS encoding cytochrome P450 translates to MDMTAPLQADMDFQPLSTAFAQNPYPAYAALRARGEPVYFADFDIWLVTRFDDVAAIARDNAMVRSAEFFMSPEEIEEQQRAQNWHDMPHHSRFVQFSMLDSDGAVHDRLRKQVFREFTPAFIARQRGMIQDFVDRLVDGLIDRGEIDFVEDLAAHVPGHIIGRVLGVPDEDCPQLRVWSENVVRFFDIDRSDARKAAAEKATTEFYHYLLKLMAARRAVPEDDMITRLMAAQDAGHLNEDELVSTCMLILMAGHGSTIDVLGSGMHALLRYPDQMQRLRQEPGVIQTAIQEMFRFESPLPFFHRYATADCQIGGRSFARGTKFGLLYGAANRDPDAFGADADTFNIARNPNRHLAFGGGAHFCLGNHLARLDMEVIFTTLLKRMETISLAEAEPQYKTGLSVRGPRALKIAFKPA, encoded by the coding sequence ATGGACATGACCGCGCCGCTCCAGGCTGACATGGATTTTCAGCCGCTTTCCACCGCCTTCGCCCAGAATCCCTACCCGGCCTATGCGGCGCTGCGCGCCCGCGGCGAGCCGGTCTACTTCGCCGATTTCGACATCTGGCTGGTCACCCGCTTCGACGACGTCGCGGCCATCGCCCGCGACAATGCCATGGTGCGCTCGGCGGAATTCTTCATGTCGCCGGAAGAGATCGAGGAACAGCAGCGGGCGCAGAACTGGCATGACATGCCGCACCATTCCCGCTTTGTGCAGTTCTCCATGCTCGACAGTGACGGCGCGGTGCACGACCGCCTGCGCAAGCAGGTCTTCCGCGAGTTCACGCCCGCCTTCATCGCCCGCCAGCGCGGCATGATCCAGGACTTCGTCGACCGGCTCGTCGACGGCCTGATCGACCGCGGCGAGATCGATTTCGTCGAGGACCTCGCCGCGCATGTGCCCGGCCATATCATCGGCCGCGTGCTCGGCGTGCCGGACGAGGACTGTCCGCAGCTGCGCGTCTGGTCGGAAAACGTCGTGCGTTTCTTCGACATCGACCGTTCCGACGCGCGCAAGGCCGCCGCCGAAAAGGCGACCACCGAGTTCTACCACTATCTCCTGAAGCTGATGGCCGCCCGCAGGGCCGTCCCTGAGGACGACATGATCACCCGCCTGATGGCGGCGCAGGATGCCGGGCACCTCAACGAGGACGAGCTGGTCTCCACCTGCATGCTGATCCTCATGGCCGGCCACGGCTCGACCATCGATGTGCTGGGCTCGGGCATGCACGCATTGCTGCGCTATCCCGACCAGATGCAGCGCCTTCGCCAGGAGCCGGGCGTCATCCAGACCGCGATTCAGGAAATGTTCCGCTTCGAATCGCCGCTGCCCTTCTTCCATCGCTATGCGACGGCGGACTGTCAGATCGGCGGCCGGTCGTTTGCCCGCGGCACGAAATTCGGCCTGCTCTACGGCGCGGCGAACCGCGATCCGGACGCCTTCGGCGCGGATGCCGATACGTTCAACATCGCCCGCAATCCCAACCGGCACCTTGCCTTCGGCGGCGGCGCGCATTTCTGTCTCGGCAACCATCTGGCGCGGCTCGACATGGAGGTGATCTTCACCACCCTGCTCAAGCGCATGGAGACGATCTCGCTCGCCGAAGCCGAGCCGCAATACAAGACCGGCCTTTCGGTCCGCGGCCCCAGGGCGCTGAAGATCGCCTTCAAGCCGGCCTGA
- a CDS encoding chloride channel protein: MRTLPRRSEFGLVIAGVLVGIAAGLSVAAMTLIARTMHSTIFGLAPDQRLSGAAVENPILLLVAPIAGGILLGILLLLLARWRKRPLVDPIEANALHGGRLSLTDSLVVAVQNLISNGFGASVGLEAGYTQVAAGFASKFGSKLKLRRSDMRILVGCGAAGAIAAAFNAPLTGAFYAFELIIGAYTILSLTPVVVSALVANLVARLLSPSDAGIDVGSVGSVLPADYVPALLLGAICGGVGILLMQGVALVEETARKSAIPGYVRPAIGGIIVGLLAMISPQVLSGGHGALHLNLEANVTILGLLGLFLLKAVASAVSIGSGFRGGLFFASLFMGALIGKLFAFAAPYLGHASLAPASYAVVGMSALAVAVIGGPLTMTFLALEVTGDFPMTALVLAAVITSSFIVRTLFGYSFATWRFHLRGETIRSAHDVGWIRNLTVDKLMRADVRTADAAMPLEEFRARFPIGSTQRVILVDEAGKYAGLVLVPEVHADLVEAKDGGVLVRDVARHRSDVLLPTMNARQAVALFDQTESEALAVVSDMIGQRVIGLLTESHTLRRYSEELDRNRREISGEL, from the coding sequence ATGCGCACGCTGCCGCGGCGAAGCGAATTCGGCCTCGTCATCGCCGGTGTGCTGGTCGGCATCGCCGCCGGTCTTTCCGTCGCCGCCATGACCCTTATCGCGCGAACGATGCATTCGACGATCTTCGGCCTTGCCCCTGACCAGCGCCTCAGCGGCGCGGCCGTCGAAAATCCCATCCTGCTGCTCGTCGCGCCCATTGCCGGCGGCATCCTGCTCGGCATTCTCCTGCTGCTGCTCGCCCGCTGGCGCAAGCGGCCGCTGGTCGACCCGATCGAGGCCAATGCCCTGCATGGCGGCCGGCTGTCGCTGACCGACAGTCTCGTCGTCGCGGTGCAGAACCTCATTTCCAACGGCTTCGGCGCCTCGGTGGGCCTGGAAGCCGGCTATACGCAGGTCGCCGCCGGATTCGCCTCGAAATTCGGCAGCAAGCTGAAGCTGCGCCGCTCGGACATGCGTATCCTCGTCGGGTGCGGCGCGGCGGGCGCCATCGCCGCCGCCTTCAATGCGCCGCTGACCGGCGCCTTCTATGCCTTCGAGCTGATCATCGGCGCCTATACCATCCTCTCGCTGACGCCGGTGGTCGTTTCCGCGCTTGTCGCCAATCTCGTTGCTCGTCTGCTTTCGCCGAGCGATGCCGGCATCGATGTCGGCAGCGTCGGCTCGGTGCTGCCGGCGGACTATGTGCCGGCCCTCCTCCTCGGTGCCATCTGCGGCGGCGTCGGCATCCTGCTCATGCAGGGCGTCGCGCTGGTCGAGGAGACCGCCCGCAAGAGCGCCATTCCCGGCTATGTCCGCCCGGCGATCGGCGGGATCATCGTCGGCCTGCTGGCCATGATCAGCCCGCAGGTGCTTTCCGGCGGCCACGGCGCGCTCCATCTCAATCTCGAGGCGAACGTGACGATCCTCGGCCTGCTCGGCCTGTTCCTCCTGAAGGCGGTGGCATCGGCCGTCTCGATCGGCTCGGGCTTTCGCGGCGGCCTGTTCTTCGCCTCGCTCTTCATGGGCGCGCTGATCGGCAAGCTCTTCGCCTTCGCCGCGCCCTATCTCGGCCATGCCTCGCTGGCGCCGGCAAGCTACGCCGTGGTCGGCATGAGCGCGCTTGCGGTCGCCGTCATCGGCGGGCCGCTGACCATGACCTTCCTGGCACTGGAGGTGACGGGCGACTTTCCGATGACCGCGCTGGTGCTGGCCGCGGTCATCACCTCGTCCTTCATCGTGCGCACGCTGTTCGGCTACTCCTTCGCCACCTGGCGATTCCACCTGCGCGGCGAGACCATCCGCAGCGCGCACGATGTCGGCTGGATCCGCAACCTCACGGTCGACAAGCTGATGCGCGCCGACGTGCGCACCGCAGACGCCGCCATGCCGCTCGAGGAGTTCCGCGCGCGCTTCCCCATCGGCTCGACGCAGCGCGTCATCCTCGTCGACGAGGCCGGGAAATATGCAGGGCTGGTGCTTGTGCCGGAAGTCCATGCCGATCTGGTGGAGGCCAAGGATGGCGGCGTGCTGGTGCGGGACGTCGCGCGCCACCGCAGCGACGTGCTCCTTCCCACCATGAACGCCCGGCAGGCCGTCGCTCTCTTCGACCAGACCGAAAGCGAAGCGCTCGCGGTGGTCAGCGACATGATCGGCCAGCGCGTGATCGGCCTTCTCACGGAAAGCCATACGCTGCGCCGCTACAGCGAGGAACTCGACCGCAACCGCCGCGAAATCTCCGGCGAGCTGTGA